From the genome of Peromyscus maniculatus bairdii isolate BWxNUB_F1_BW_parent chromosome 19, HU_Pman_BW_mat_3.1, whole genome shotgun sequence:
ctctctctctctctctctctctctctctctctctctctctctctcacacacacacacacacacacacacacacacacacacacacacacactggaaaaaaaccaTAGGTGCTGATTAAAATGTCCAGAACAAGTTGGGTATCATAGTAatgtctctaattccagcactcaggaggctgaggcagaattacGTGGAGGCTATAAAGTGACACTCTGTccgaaaacaaaaaataaaacaggtgctgggtgtggtggagcattcctttaatcccatcgctcaggaagcaggagcaggcagatctctgtgagttccaggccagcctggtctacaaagctagttctaggtcagccagagctacacagtgagaccctgactcaaataaagcaaagcaaagcaaagaaagccCAGCATGAAAGCCAAACCCACACCTGTCTCCCTCCCACACAAGCCTGGCTGGAGCTTTCTCCGCTGCCTAGGCCTCACCTTTGAAATACTTAACCGTCTTCACTTTCAGCTCCAAGGTGGCATCCTCATCGCACACAAACACGGTTCGGGGGTGCTGCTGGAAGGCGGACACAGTCCACATATGGTTCACGCCCTCCTCGATGGCCTTGTACAGAGCAAAAGCCTTGTGAGCACCTGTGATGAGGATCATCACCTGGGGATAAGAAAACAGGCCAGTGATGGAGACGTGGCAGCTTGGGAAGCCGTGGTGGGGGTCATCTGTGGGCCCCTGAGGTCGACTCTCGCAAAGATTGCCCCTATAGGGCAATCTATTCTCTTTCCAGTTCAGAGCACCGAAAGTGCTAGTGTGACTCAGTGTGCTGTCTTCTGTTTACAGAAAGCAAAGACGTGGCCGCACTCCTTAGCTAAGATACCAAAACACACACGCAGAAAGGTGGCCCTAAAGACTCAGCTCTGCAGACTCTCCATTCATCTGAGTCTCCACTTCCACCACGGAGTGGCCAACAGGATCACTGCTCCTTTCCTTTTTCGAAAaaattaagacagggtcttactacgtgtagttctggctggcctagagctcgctctgtagaccaggctggccttgaactcaagagatctgcctgcccctgcctccccagtgctgggatcaaaggcgtgcgccaccactgctcctCTCTTAAAAAGCTGAACAGAGGCACAGGGAGGCAACCTTGGTTCTAAAAGCCCGAACATCCCGCCCTTGGTGCATTTTCCAGATCAGAGCCTTCTCTGGTGTGCCCGGCCTCCAAACCCTTGTGCTTCCAAGAGGCGAACAGACCCTGAGAGACTGATTCAGGCCACCCACTGGGAATCCAGGTACCATAATTCACTAAGTTTACTTTTCCACTGATTCAGATGCTTACTCACAGACTTGAccaaagaaactgaaaagaaactATCTACAGCCATTTCCCACTGAGTGTAGGAAATGCTTCTAAAATTCAAACCCATGGGCCAGTGAATGGCTCAGCAAGTACAGGGTACCTGcagccaagcccgatgacctgacgtctgtccctgggtcccacatggtggaaggagagaacggactcaTAAAAGTTGTCTTAAACGCTCCATCAGAGTGTTGTGACATGcaattacatacacacatatatggacaCATACAGACACTCACAATAAGAAACATGAttttgaggtggtggtggtgcacgcctttaatcccagaacttgggaggtagaggcaggctgatctctgtgatttcaaggtctacagagtgagttacaggacagccagagctacacaaagaaatcatttctaaaaaaaaaaaaggagaaatatgatTTTGAAAAACAAGATAGAGTATAATTCAGACACAGTAAGGAAATTggaaccacaaaaataaaattaaattaaaatatctgaCTTTCTAAGAGAAAAACTCACTAAGTTCAGCCCAAAACATTCTAATCACATTTAACTATATTTATTGCCTTCAAGCACAGGGCTACAGACACAGCATCCTTGGGTTGCAGGAGCAGAGTCCTTTCAAACCGTGATCAACCTCAGGGACCCAGTGTCTGCTCAGATAACTGCCCTCACCCCAGGAATGACCTCACTTACCTCCAAAGGCAGAAGAAAAGCAGTGTCAAGACCAGCTgggattttagttttatttatgagGCACCAAGTATAGcttaaattaacaataaaataacccCTCTCCCCAACCTTAGCAAAGGCTGGCCGACAGACCTTTGATCCCTTACCTCTCTAGCATTCATCACAGTGCCTACACCCACCGTCAGGGCCATGGTGGGCACCTTGGCAAGATCACCGTCAAAGAATCTAGCATTGGCCAGGATGGTGTCCATGGCCAGAGTCTTCACACGGGTCCTGGACACCAGACTGGAGCCTGGCTCATTGAAAGCAATGTGTCCATCGGGGCCAATGCCTGTGGAGACGGCAGAACAGCCCCATGAGTCCCAGGGATggaaaaacatcaaaaacaatagtctctcctgctctgaaaaaaaaaaatctctgaaaattACATGCCTTTTCTCATTTGTCCCCTAAGTCAGGTCTACCTCAATCATGTGAcctcccttcctgcttcctctaccTGAATGAAGTACACACAGACTCTGGTAACTCGCTTCCACCCTCAGATAGCTCAGAAGTGTGTAAGATAGCTTCCCTCCCACTCCAGACTGGGGAAGTGCGACTTCTCCCTCCCTTTTACTGGAATCCAGCAAGGTGAACTCGGCCTGGACGGCTGATTTGTAAGTGCTTAGGACATGCAAACTCCTGCCCTCCTCTctactatttctttattttcttctaactaaagacagagtctctcttaaGCAGTCATGCTCACCTCCAACAAAGAGTTCGATCCCGCCTGCAGCCTGGATCTTGTCCTCAAAGGCGTCACACTCAGCCTGCAGGTCAGCTGCGTTCCCATCCAGAATGTGGGTGTTTTCAGGGTGGATGTCAATGTGCTTGAAGAAATTATTCCACATGAAGGAGTGATAGCTCTCTGGGTGCTCTCGAGGAAGACCTGTGGGCCCCGGGGACACTCAGGACAATGCCGGGTGATCACACTGGCTGCAAGGTCCCTTGGGAGACTGCCCATCTGACCCCCGACTGTGTAGGGCAGGCTGAGCTGGTGTGTAATTAACCATGGCCAGTATCTGTGACtacaggctgggctgggctgtggctacatactggtggtggtggtgatggtggtggtgaggcTGGGAACTGGGAAATCTCATTCCGATCCCCAccgtagctcagtggttagagcatcggcctggcatgtgtgagaccctCAGTCTGATCTTTCCCATCAGCTTGGGGTGGGGAGCACACACTTGGAGTCGAGGAGCACTGTGCAGCTAGAGGTAACCTGCCCACCTGGGTGGCGGGACTGAGTCCGTGGGGAATGGAAGCAACCGCATCCTCTACCCTGGGCCTCCTATGCCACCCCTCATTCCATGATCCCCACTACACCTAAACTCCAACTTAAACATGACGTGGATGGAGAGAGCACAGAGCTGCTAAAAACTGAAAGATggttaaaagtaatttaaatgtgAAGACTATTTAAAGTCAGGCCttcctttaatactagcactcaggaggcagaggtaggtggaggatctccaggagttcaaggccggcctgatctacacagtaagttccaagccagccaaggctgtagagtgagactctgtctccaaacacctGAAACCTCTGAAATCAGACTGAGAACGTTCATCAGTGGCTGAGCACTTGCCATGTGCACACCCCAGGTGTTGGGTTCCATCTTCAGCTACGCCAAAATCAAAGGAAATTTTGTCTCAGAGCATATTTAAAAGCAGGGATGGCagagaggtggtggcgcacgcctttaatcccagcactggggaggcagaggcaggtggatctttcagttccaggccagcctggtctacagaatgggtTCCAGGACAAATAGGCCacttagtgagagcctgtctaaaaaacaacaaacaaacaaacaaaaaagtgcagacggcaagatggctcagtgggtataggTACCTGCCACCAAGTTCTTCAGGACCCACGTGGTGCAAGGACATAACAGACTTCATCGAGTaatcctctgatctacacacacacacatgcacacacacacacacacacacacacacacacacacacacacacacacacactctaaatagacataattttcaaaatgcatttagtctttaaaatgaaagaaattagctgggtggtggtggtgcacgcctttaatcccagcactggggaggcagaggcaggcagatctttgtgagttcgaggccagcctggtctacagagtgagttctaagaaaggtgcaaagctacacagagaaaccctgtaaaaaaaacaaacaaacaaacaaaaaaaaaaaccaaataaataaataaaatgaaagaaactgcTGTGCACAGCAGTACATActtataaccctagcactcaagGGGGAAAGCGggaagatcacaagttccaggctaacTTGGGCTACACAACAAGATCCTACTtcagaaaaccaaaaggaaaaacaaaattctggTATAAACCATAAATGGGTGAATGCTATGTGAAGAAGGCAGGCACAAACAGCCAAACGCATTCATGACCTGACTCACATGAGTGCCTGGAGAAGTCAGATTCTGGAGAACTGGGGAGCAGTTAGACGGGAAGTCTCAGCTCTGCAGGGTACGAGTTGTCTCACAGTGGTGTGAATGCACTCGAGACTTCTGAACTGCACATTCCAAAGTGCTCAAGAAAAAGCTCTCTGTGGGGTTGGGGTGTGCCCATGGGGTCCAGAAGAAAGCGTTGGGTCCTTTGGAGCGGGAGCTAcaggttgtaagccacctgaggtgggtgctgggaactgtacttgggctctctgcaagagcagtgtgtgttctttttctggcagggaggggatagagacagggtctctctgtgtcatcctggctgtcctggaacttgctttgtagaccaggctggccttaaactcactgagatctgcctgcttctgccttcctagtgctgggattaaatctggtgtgtgttcctaaccactgagccatctctccagccttgatttTGTGCTTGTCAACCAGAAATGTCCGtttcccaggctgccctcagtTGTTgttcccccaccctgcccccccaAAGCAACCCCAGCAGTTAGGCTACTTCAAAACACCCAGTTGTGAAGATGGTAAGTGTTTATTTTaccaggctgtctgtctgtctgtttgttaaCGTTTAAAATGAAACCACTGGTGACAGGAGGCACAAGTCTCAGCCTCCACCAAGGGTGCCTGACAGAAAGAGGAGCCGAGGGAGTCACATGAGGAAACAGTCCAGACACGGAACTGGATCCCAGGATCTCATCTGCAGGTGTTCCGAAGAGAGATGCCATGGAGTTGGGGACTAAGCAGAGGGGGGAAGCATCTTCATATTTAGTAAGTATTTACTAAAGGTCTGCAATGCAGAGTAAGC
Proteins encoded in this window:
- the Gnpda1 gene encoding glucosamine-6-phosphate deaminase 1; protein product: MKLIILEHYSQASEWAAKYIRNRIIQFNPGPDKYFTLGLPTGSTPLGCYQKLIEYYKNGDLSFKYVKTFNMDEYVGLPREHPESYHSFMWNNFFKHIDIHPENTHILDGNAADLQAECDAFEDKIQAAGGIELFVGGIGPDGHIAFNEPGSSLVSRTRVKTLAMDTILANARFFDGDLAKVPTMALTVGVGTVMNAREVMILITGAHKAFALYKAIEEGVNHMWTVSAFQQHPRTVFVCDEDATLELKVKTVKYFKGLMLVHNKLVDPLYSIKEKEVEKSQAAKKPYSD